CCGTGTGGACCTGGACCATCTCATTGAGGCCCACCATGCCCACGAGGTGGGACGCGAGGTTGAAGCGGAGGTAAGGCGATCCATCCCTGTTCATGGTGAGGAGCGAGAGGGGACCGTTCTCTCCGAGGGAGAGGAGCCTTTCGAGGAAATTCCTCTTTTCCTTATGGGCTTTCACGGCGAGCATGAACTTTTCAGTGAGAAGGTTGAAGAGCTTTGTATCGTCGTTCTTCGCCTGGTAGGCGATTCTCGGAAGATTGAGGGAGACGTTCTGAAGGGCGCTATACCTCATCCTCCAGGGCTCCTTCGCATCGAGGAGGTCGTGCTCTTCCAGCTTGAAACTCAACCGGCAGCACTCCGATATCTTGGCCGTATCTCCCCGGTCGAAGACGAAGTAGGTATTCCCTTTGTCGGCAGCCACGTCCGATATGAGGTGGAGGAATTCCATATGGTCGGGGGTGCGGAAAAACTTCTCCGTAATATGAACGATCGGTTTGGGGAAGAAGAAAGGCCTTCCCGCGCCGTCCCCTTCTTTAAATACCTCGAAGAGCTTCCATGCGAACCTCTGGCCCTCTTTTTCATATTCGCCATAGGTCTTGCCCGTGAATTTACCGCCCGGGCCGATGGCAGGGGTATCGACGAAATGCTTGGGCACTTCCCAATAGATATTGATATCGGAGAATATGGCCTGACCGCCGCGCGCCACTGCCTGTTGTGAGAATTCGAAGATGAGCATTTGGGCGAGCTGCTTCACCTGTTCGTCGCTCATGCCTTCGATATAGGGGGCAAAAAAGATATTGACCGCATCCCATCCGATAGCGCCCGCGAAGTTGCTCTGAAGGGCCGCCGCGAATTTGATGAGGTGGGCCAGCAGTACCTCCGGCTGTTTTGCCGGTTTTGCCATGGAGAGCGAATGGGGCAGGTCGAGTCCGAATCTCTTGATGTATTCCAGGGACTGGCCGCTGCAATAAGGCCTGTCGATGAATCCGAGGTCGTGGAGGTGGATGTCGCCGTTCATATGGGCGTCCGCGACTTCCGGAGAGAAGACGGAGAGGAGTGCGTACTCCTTCTTTATCCTTTCCGCCAGGGTCAGGTTTGTGGCTTCCGGACCATGGGGCACGTTCGCGTTTTCTTTATTCGGGTGAAGGATGAGGTTATCCACATCAAAGACCGGCATACCGAGCCTGGTATGCATCTTCCGGGGGGTTTCAAGTCCTTTTTCTATCAGTTTGGCATTTACGATTTCTCTGATAAGGGGTGCGGTCACCACCTTAATGCCCGATTTTCTTACCATCTTCTCCACTTCCCTGCTCACTTCGACGGCGGTATCCTCATCGATTACCGTCTCCCTCGTGAGAGCGTCTACAATTTTGGTCCTGTCCCAGTCGGAAATGGATTCTTCGGAAGTGCGGACAAAAAGGTTTAAGTCAGTGGTCTCCATCAATACCCCCTATATTTAGTGATGTTGCCTGAGATGAATACTACATATGGCCTCAAAGGATGTCAAGAGGAAAAATGATTTTTTTATTGATATCAGGGCAACCGCTCCTTTTCAGGGAGCCTTCCGGAGCACCCTCGCGAGGGTCTCACTCAGCTCCTCGAGCTTATAAGGCTTGGAAATCATGTCCACAAACCCATAGCGGGTGAAATCGGACATGATCCGATTGTTTGCGTATCCGCTCGATACCACCGCCTTTATCCCGGGGTCGATCTCCACGAGCTCTTCCATGGCCTCCTCTCCTCCCATACCGCCTGGAATGGTAAGGTCCAGAATTACGAGATCGAAGGGGGCGGCCTTCTTCCGGGCTTCCACATAGAGATCGATCGCCTCCACCCCGTCTTTTGCGCATTCTGTTTCGTATCCGAGGAACCCGAGCATTTCGCCTATGGTGTCGCGCACGATCTCTTCGTCATCCATGAGCAGGATCCGGCCCTTCCCTGTGGTAAGGGAGGCTTTATCACCCGATGAGAGAGGATTTTTCTTTTGTGTGGCGGGAAGGGTAATGATGAAGGTGGTACCGATCCCCAGGTGCGATTTTACTTCGATATATCCGCCGTGCTTTCGGATGATGGAATAGGAGGTGGCGAGCCCGAGGCCGCTTCCCCTCTGTTTTGTAGTGAAAAAGGGATCGAAGATCTTATCCACATACTCTTCCGGTATGCCGATGCCGTGGTCCATGATGGTGACCCGAATGTAGGAGCCCCTGCCGGGGAGCACATCTCCCGGCCCCTGGTCCTGCTCGATCATTAGGTTTTCGGCCTTTACTTCAATTGTGCCGCCTGTAGGCATGGCCTCTTTTGCGTTGATGACGAGGTTCTGTATTACCTGGCTCACCTGCCCTTCATCCACATCCACGTTCCAGAGGTCTTCGGGAAGGGAGAAGAAGCAGCGCACATTCGAGCCGGTAAGGGTAAAATTCGTCGAATCCTCCAGGATATGGGTGATGCCCGTGGTCCTCTTGATCGGCGCGCCCCCCTTGGAAAAGGTGAGGAGCTGCTGGGTCAGGTCCTTCGCCCTGTTCACCGCCTGCTCGGCGCCCGCGAGCCGCTTGAATGAGGGATCGTCGGGTTTGGTCGTCATTTTGGCCAGGGAGATATTTCCCATGATGGCGGTCATGATATTATTGAAATCGTGGGCGATGCCGCCGGCGAGGATGCCCAGGGATTCGAGCTTGCTCGCTTTGAAAAGCTCCTCCTCCAATCTCCTGCGGTCTCCGATGTCGCGGAGATATGCGAGGATCGCGCTCTTGCCCGCGAAGGCAATAGTGCTTACCACTGCCTCGATATAGACGAGGGCGCCGTCCTTCTTCACTCCCTTGAACTCGTACCTGTCCGGGGTAGCCTCACCCTTCAAGCGCATGGCGTGGTAATTGGAGATCTTCTCCTTTTCGTCCTCATGGACGAGAAAAACCGCCGGCTGGCCCAAAAGATCTTCAGGGGCGCCATACCCGAAGATTTCCACAAGCCTCCGGTTTGCGTAGATATGGACGCCGTCCCGGATAATCGCCACTCCGTCATGGGAATGCTCGATGGCGATCCGATAGCGCTCCTCCGATTCCCTCAGCTCTTTTTCCGTCTGCCTGTTTTTCGCGAGGGCATCGGAGATCTCAGTGATCTCGGCGAGATGGCGCTTTCCCTTTTCTTCGGCCATACGCTGGTAATAGACCGAACGGGTCTTCTCCTCGTCGAGTGATTTCCTGAGTGCGGTGATTTCTTCGTCCCTGTCGGGGCCGTTCATATCATCCTTCATGGGTCCTCTGCAATAACGACAAGGACGCCGGTCCAATCGAGACCCCTGGGCCTTCCCAGGAGCGGAGCGATCTCAACGCCCGTAAAGAGCCCGAGGAGGGGAACCCCGTAATGGTTGCACGTCCGCTGGACTTCAGCCGATTCCTCCGCTGTCGAGCTCGAATACCCCATGGTCCTGCCCGCACAGTCGATATAGAGGGCGAAGAGGGGCTTTTTCCCTTCCCTCACCACCCTTTCCATAAGGGCCATTGAATTCTCTCCGGCTGATTCTACCATTTTTCTCGTATCTCTGAGCATAAACTGGACTTCGAGGCCCTCTTCAAAATCCGGCTCAAAGAGAGTCACCCCGCTTCCGTCAGGCAGAACGCCTATCATCAGGCGGTTTACATAGTCGCTCTCCCGGGGGTCTCCATAACGCTCGCCGTAGTTTACCCCGAGAGTGAGATAATTGACGGGCGCCTGGCCCCGCCATTCGCGGTTGCCGAAGAGCTCGTCGATGATTTCCGCGATGGGTCTCCCGTCCAGCTCGTAGATCACCGGCCCTTCGATTTTCGTGATCCTGTGATAAACCCCGTCGAGGGGGCTGCAGCCGTGCATGATGACGGAGTCGAGGGAGACATTCCCGGAAAGGACGATCCCGACAGCCTGCTGGGTGCCCACATAGGAGCCGCAGAACTGTGTGCCCGGGCCTATTTCATAATTCCCCAGCATACCGGCCCCGGCTAAAGAAATTTCAGGAGCCATGTTCCGTGAAAGACCATCGAGAAAAGGTGAAGATGCGTTGAGAAGAGGCGGCATTCCATTTTCGGCGGCCTTTCTCACCCATTCGAAGAAGAGGAAGACGCCCTTATCGCCGGGACCTGTTGCCATAAGCTCGGCGAGTCTTATCCCCGCGGCCTCCTCGCCCTTATCGAGATCTCCCGTGGCGGCGACCCTGTGCCGTATGTCTTCGCTTTCAATGATCGCCACGGCAGCGGGAAAACCATCATAGAGAAGGTGGTGATTCGTGACTATCCCTATGGTGGAGCCTCCCGCAATGGGGACATCCGAGCCGACCACCTGCCTGATCCCCGAGAAAAATGCCTCGTGATCGAGACAGCCGGCACAGAAGGCGTATACAAAATCGGGTCGCCCGATCGCTGCCGACTCTACGGCCTCGCGCGCGGCCCGGAAGCCGGAGGCCAGCCCGTCCTCGAGGTCGCAAAACCCTATGCCTACCTTGGTCTTTACTCCCGAAGGCATGCTTCAATCCCCTCGTCTAATGGTGCCCTGTGCAAGAAAAATGCTCCCCTTTCGGAGATTTCCCATGGTTCGGAAACCTGCCTCACTATGTTTTGCCACAATACAGACCCTAATTCAACAAAAATGGTTGAACCAACCCTTTATCCTTCCCCCTCTTGAATTCGAGGTCAAGAGGGCCCCATAATCATACTGTCGTACTGTCGGCGGGCATGGGGGAGCAGCGCTCCCGGCACGGGCGCCGTGACGACAGGATGTGTCTGCTGCCTTTCTCTTCCTTGGAAAGAAGGGTTCGAAAAAGGGCCGGCAAAGGAGAAAAATTAAGTTATTTGTCTTCCGGGGCCATTCCTTCTGAATAGTCCTTGACAAAGGGCCATGGGCGCAGGAGAATAGAAAAAAAAGACCCCTTTTGGCCGCGATTTTCCGAAAATGGCAGGAACGGGGCTTGAGGGGCGACCCCTTCGCGTGGGAACCTTGACGCCCCATTTCAGGGAGGATCTATGAAAAGGCTTTGGGTGGTAATGCTTCTGGTTGTACTCGGCACGGCAGCGATGTGTCAACCGGGGTTCTGCAAGGAAAAGGCAGGGAAAGCTCTTTCCGCGCGGGACACACTCATCAAGAGCGAAATCGAGACTGCGATCAGCATGTTGCAGACCATCTCGGCGAAGCAGCAGAAAGGGGAGATGACCCTTGACCAGGCAAAGCAGCTCGGGGCGGACCTTCTCCGGGGACTCCGCTACGGCAAAGACGGATACTTCTGGGCGGACACCACGGAAGGAGTATGCGTGGTCCTCTATGGGCAGAAGGACGTGGAGGGAAAGAACAGGCTGGATCTTAAGGATGCCAAGGGTAAATCCCTCGTCAGGGACTTGATTGCCACGGCGAAGGCAGGAGGCGGTTACGAGGATTACTGGTTCCCTAAGGCGAATGAAACGACGCCCCTGCCCAAGAGGGGTTACGTGCAGCTCTTCGAACCCTTTGGATGGGTTGTGGGCACCGGATACTACGTCACGGAAAAGGCCCCTAAGGGAAAAGTGAAATAACCCGGGATTCCGGGGGAGGGAATGAAAGCAAAGAGCTCTCCCCCGAAACAACCGATTCTCCCGAAAACCCTGCTTGACAATCCCCCCTGTTACCTGGAAGAATGGAACATACGATGACCTTCGAGAAGCCGAAAAGAGATACCCATCAGGCGTCCCCGTGTCCGGCCCGGCCCCTCGCACCGGGACCCGGTAAGGACGGAGCTCGGGAGGAGAAAATTATGACAAAATGGGTGCTCACTATTTGTATCTTTGCCTTTCTCTCTATTTCCTGGCTCCCGGCCCCCTTATGCCGGGCCGGAAACGACGATGGGCAGGCCCCGGTAAGAAATGCCGTTACGGAAGCCGCGACCGGGCTGGTCCGGGTGGGCGACATCGACGTGAGCTATAGGGTGAAGGGCGAGGGCTTCCCCATCATCCTCATTACCGGTTACAGCGCTACCATGGACATCTGGGACCCCCTCACGATCGAGGTCCTGTCCGCGCGCTATAAAGTCATTATCTTCGATAACCGCGGCATCGGGAAAACCACGGCCTCGGACAAACCCTTTACCATAGAGCTTTTCGCAGAGGACACGAGGGGCCTCATGGACGCCCTGAAAATAAAAAAGGCCCATCTCCTCGGCTGGTCCATGGGCACTTTCATCGCCACCGAGCTCGCGCTCAGGTATCCGGAGAAGGTGGACAAGCTGATCCTCTACGCGGGAAATTGCGATTGGACAGGTTCTGACGTGGTAGAGGCCCGCCCTGAAGTCCTGGCCGCCCTCATGGACCTTTCGGGTTCCAGACAAGAACGCTCCGGACGTCTCGTCTCCATCCTCTATCCTGGGAAATGGCTCGACGATCACCCCGATTTCCTGCAAAAGTTGCCGCGAGCCAAAGAGCAGCCGTTGCGGGAGACCCTGGAGCGACAGGGCAATGCCCTTGCCTCATGGAAGGGGACATGCAAAAGAATCGGCACCCTCTCGTCACCGACGTTGATTATTACCGGCACGGAGGACGTGGTGATCCCTCCGGCCAATTCGCTCCGTATGGCGGCGAAGATCCCCGGCTCCTGGCTCATACGCATGCCGGGCGGCCATTCTGCCATGCACCAGTATCCGGAAACCTTCAGCCGCTGTCTCCGCACCTTTTTGGACGGAGAGAAAGAGTAGGAGACGAGAGGCGGGGAACGGCTGGCATCCGGGAAATAACGAGCTTAAAGGAAAAAGCGAATGAACGATCTCAAAACCCTGTTCAATCCGAAGAGCATCGCAGTGGTAGGCGCCACCGATAAGGAGCATTCCGTAGGGAGATCCATTCTCCGGAATCTCCTTCTGTCGGAGGACCGGCAGGTATTTGCGGTAAACCCTCACAGGGAGTCGGTTATGGGGCTCCCCTGCTACGGGCGCGTAAAAGATATTCCCCGGGCCGTCGACCTTGCCGTGATCGCCGTGCCCAGGGAGATGGTCGTCGAGGCGATCGAAGACTGCGGGCTTGCAGGCGCCGGCGGGGTGATTATCGTCTCGTCGGGGTTCGGCGAGGGGGGTTCCGAAGGAAAGAGACAGGAAGGGGAGATTGCGGCGCTGCGCGACAAGTATGGGATGCGGATCATCGGGCCCAACAGCGTAGGCATAATCAGGCCCACCATAGGGCTCAACACGACGCCCATAGAGGATATGCCCGACAAGGGCAATATCGCCTTTATCACCGAGAGCGCCGCCTTCGGGAGGGCCCTCATGGAGTGGGGCGTAGACGCCCGGATAGGCTTCAGCATGATCGCCTCTTTGGGATCCATGATCGACGTGGGCTTCGGCGACCTCATCGATTTTCTGGGTGAAGATCCCTC
The DNA window shown above is from Syntrophorhabdaceae bacterium and carries:
- the nrdD gene encoding anaerobic ribonucleoside-triphosphate reductase; its protein translation is METTDLNLFVRTSEESISDWDRTKIVDALTRETVIDEDTAVEVSREVEKMVRKSGIKVVTAPLIREIVNAKLIEKGLETPRKMHTRLGMPVFDVDNLILHPNKENANVPHGPEATNLTLAERIKKEYALLSVFSPEVADAHMNGDIHLHDLGFIDRPYCSGQSLEYIKRFGLDLPHSLSMAKPAKQPEVLLAHLIKFAAALQSNFAGAIGWDAVNIFFAPYIEGMSDEQVKQLAQMLIFEFSQQAVARGGQAIFSDINIYWEVPKHFVDTPAIGPGGKFTGKTYGEYEKEGQRFAWKLFEVFKEGDGAGRPFFFPKPIVHITEKFFRTPDHMEFLHLISDVAADKGNTYFVFDRGDTAKISECCRLSFKLEEHDLLDAKEPWRMRYSALQNVSLNLPRIAYQAKNDDTKLFNLLTEKFMLAVKAHKEKRNFLERLLSLGENGPLSLLTMNRDGSPYLRFNLASHLVGMVGLNEMVQVHTGEELHDSKKALKFGLKVIAHMNLLCEKMKRQEGFKILLEQTPAESTSYRFARLDLRYFSPMSGRVVKGDIATGEVYYTNSTHVNVKVPMNPIERVTSEGIFHPLIEAGSISHVWLGESQPSKEAIADFVIKTFKFTTSDQIAFSPEFTTCNKCHRTGRGLQDTCSYCGSEDVDGITRITGYFTKISSWNKGKLGELKDRHRNIEFFSSAEAAVNE
- a CDS encoding ATP-binding protein; translation: MKDDMNGPDRDEEITALRKSLDEEKTRSVYYQRMAEEKGKRHLAEITEISDALAKNRQTEKELRESEERYRIAIEHSHDGVAIIRDGVHIYANRRLVEIFGYGAPEDLLGQPAVFLVHEDEKEKISNYHAMRLKGEATPDRYEFKGVKKDGALVYIEAVVSTIAFAGKSAILAYLRDIGDRRRLEEELFKASKLESLGILAGGIAHDFNNIMTAIMGNISLAKMTTKPDDPSFKRLAGAEQAVNRAKDLTQQLLTFSKGGAPIKRTTGITHILEDSTNFTLTGSNVRCFFSLPEDLWNVDVDEGQVSQVIQNLVINAKEAMPTGGTIEVKAENLMIEQDQGPGDVLPGRGSYIRVTIMDHGIGIPEEYVDKIFDPFFTTKQRGSGLGLATSYSIIRKHGGYIEVKSHLGIGTTFIITLPATQKKNPLSSGDKASLTTGKGRILLMDDEEIVRDTIGEMLGFLGYETECAKDGVEAIDLYVEARKKAAPFDLVILDLTIPGGMGGEEAMEELVEIDPGIKAVVSSGYANNRIMSDFTRYGFVDMISKPYKLEELSETLARVLRKAP
- a CDS encoding FIST N-terminal domain-containing protein — its product is MPSGVKTKVGIGFCDLEDGLASGFRAAREAVESAAIGRPDFVYAFCAGCLDHEAFFSGIRQVVGSDVPIAGGSTIGIVTNHHLLYDGFPAAVAIIESEDIRHRVAATGDLDKGEEAAGIRLAELMATGPGDKGVFLFFEWVRKAAENGMPPLLNASSPFLDGLSRNMAPEISLAGAGMLGNYEIGPGTQFCGSYVGTQQAVGIVLSGNVSLDSVIMHGCSPLDGVYHRITKIEGPVIYELDGRPIAEIIDELFGNREWRGQAPVNYLTLGVNYGERYGDPRESDYVNRLMIGVLPDGSGVTLFEPDFEEGLEVQFMLRDTRKMVESAGENSMALMERVVREGKKPLFALYIDCAGRTMGYSSSTAEESAEVQRTCNHYGVPLLGLFTGVEIAPLLGRPRGLDWTGVLVVIAEDP
- a CDS encoding cache domain-containing protein, which codes for MKRLWVVMLLVVLGTAAMCQPGFCKEKAGKALSARDTLIKSEIETAISMLQTISAKQQKGEMTLDQAKQLGADLLRGLRYGKDGYFWADTTEGVCVVLYGQKDVEGKNRLDLKDAKGKSLVRDLIATAKAGGGYEDYWFPKANETTPLPKRGYVQLFEPFGWVVGTGYYVTEKAPKGKVK
- a CDS encoding alpha/beta hydrolase, coding for MTKWVLTICIFAFLSISWLPAPLCRAGNDDGQAPVRNAVTEAATGLVRVGDIDVSYRVKGEGFPIILITGYSATMDIWDPLTIEVLSARYKVIIFDNRGIGKTTASDKPFTIELFAEDTRGLMDALKIKKAHLLGWSMGTFIATELALRYPEKVDKLILYAGNCDWTGSDVVEARPEVLAALMDLSGSRQERSGRLVSILYPGKWLDDHPDFLQKLPRAKEQPLRETLERQGNALASWKGTCKRIGTLSSPTLIITGTEDVVIPPANSLRMAAKIPGSWLIRMPGGHSAMHQYPETFSRCLRTFLDGEKE